Proteins from one Mercurialis annua linkage group LG7, ddMerAnnu1.2, whole genome shotgun sequence genomic window:
- the LOC126654565 gene encoding uncharacterized protein LOC126654565 isoform X1: MSTRKMEVCQKCGDRGSIKQLVYCVKCEVSAEHSYCLDMLPSEGDENAPWKCEECCPRYVKRSPTRFLKSARISQAVEIRLNRIKMRKQASFSKVYAHVNKGADVEEPTGDCFPQKKIEMLPHVNKDADVREPTGDCSPNKEIVMLPSSRDGSPLKEFERHPASSPSLGKEEFKKRKRRLVLDDGNSDEEFELIKQSEVSPPHLNPSVGDHSPEIVHMSYSEASNYLHAEPRSDPIWRGGLSIRNEKSPAIELVAHLSSKACGKAGDAAKQLPLQLNMSFFSKSDVWPQQFERAPPSDDHIALYFFPANERDEKVFDNLINHIITHDQALQTTANKVELLIFSSRELPPDHWRFCLKYYLWGVFKPTKKALPDISVPNFQ, from the exons ATGTCTACTCGAAAG ATGGAAGTTTGCCAGAAATGTGGCGATAGAGGCAGTATAAAACAGCTAGTATACTGTGTCAAATGTGAGGTTTCTGCAGAGCATAG CTATTGTTTGGACATGTTACCCAGTGAAGGTGATGAAAATGCTCCCTGGAAATGTGAGGAATGTTGTCCAAGATATGTGAAGCGTAGTCCTACTCGGTTTCTTAAAAGTGCACGCATTAGTCAAGCTGTTGAAATTAGGTTGAATAGGATCAAGATGCGGAAGCAAGCCAGTTTTTCCAAAGTATATGCACATGTTAACAAGGGTGCAGATGTGGAAGAGCCGACAGGTGATTGTTTCCCCCAAAAAAAGATCGAGATGCTTCCCCATGTTAACAAGGATGCAGATGTGAGAGAGCCGACAGGTGATTGTTCCCCCAATAAAGAGATCGTAATGCTTCCCTCTTCTCGTGATGGTTCCCCATTAAAAGAGTTTGAAAGGCATCCCGCTTCTTCTCCTAGTCTTGGAAAGGAAGAGTTCAAAAAGCGAAAAAGGAGGTTGGTCCTTGATGATGGCAACTCTGATGAGGAATTTGAACTGATAAAACAGTCTGAAGTTTCTCCTCCTCATTTGAATCCTTCCGTTGGTGATCATTCACCAGAAATTGTACACATGTCCTATTCCGAAGCAAGCAATTATCTCCATGCTGAACCTAGAAGTGATCCAATTTGGAG GGGAGGCTTGAGTATCAGAAATGAGAAAAGTCCTGCTATTGAACTTGTGGCCCATTTATCAAGTAAAGCTTGCGGAAAAGCAGGTGATGCAGCAAAACAACTGCCGTTGCAGCTGAACATGTCATTTTTTTCCAAGTCTGATGTATGGCCTCAGCAGTTTGAGAGAGCACCACCCTCCGATGATCATAttgctctttatttttttcctgCAAATGAAAG GGATGAAAAAGTTTTCGACAACCTCATAAATCATATAATCACCCATGACCAAGCTCTCCAGACAACAGCAAACAAGGTGGAGCTGTTGATCTTCTCTTCTCGCGAACTGCCCCCAGATCACTGGC GATTCTGCTTGAAGTATTACCTATGGGGCGTGTTTAAACCAACAAAAAAAGCTTTGCCAGATATTTCTGTTCCAAATTTTCAATGA
- the LOC126656361 gene encoding ATP synthase subunit epsilon, mitochondrial-like — protein MASNAAVPFWRAAGMTYISYSNICASLVRNCLKEPHRTEGIGREKVHFSISNWVDAKPQKPIRLAQEPDVLLQVLES, from the exons atgGCGTCAAACGCAGCAGTACCGTTTTGGAGAGCAGCAGGGATGACATACATAAGCTACTCCAACATCTGTGCTAGTCTTGTCAGGAATTGCCTCAAAGAACCTCACAGAACTGAAGGTATCGGTCGCGAGAAGGTTCATTTCTCCATCTCCAATTGGGTCGACGCCAAGCCCCAAAAACCCA TTCGGCTTGCTCAAGAGCCTGATGTATTGCTACAAGTGCTGGAATCCTGA
- the LOC126654565 gene encoding uncharacterized protein LOC126654565 isoform X2 has product MEVCQKCGDRGSIKQLVYCVKCEVSAEHSYCLDMLPSEGDENAPWKCEECCPRYVKRSPTRFLKSARISQAVEIRLNRIKMRKQASFSKVYAHVNKGADVEEPTGDCFPQKKIEMLPHVNKDADVREPTGDCSPNKEIVMLPSSRDGSPLKEFERHPASSPSLGKEEFKKRKRRLVLDDGNSDEEFELIKQSEVSPPHLNPSVGDHSPEIVHMSYSEASNYLHAEPRSDPIWRGGLSIRNEKSPAIELVAHLSSKACGKAGDAAKQLPLQLNMSFFSKSDVWPQQFERAPPSDDHIALYFFPANERDEKVFDNLINHIITHDQALQTTANKVELLIFSSRELPPDHWRFCLKYYLWGVFKPTKKALPDISVPNFQ; this is encoded by the exons ATGGAAGTTTGCCAGAAATGTGGCGATAGAGGCAGTATAAAACAGCTAGTATACTGTGTCAAATGTGAGGTTTCTGCAGAGCATAG CTATTGTTTGGACATGTTACCCAGTGAAGGTGATGAAAATGCTCCCTGGAAATGTGAGGAATGTTGTCCAAGATATGTGAAGCGTAGTCCTACTCGGTTTCTTAAAAGTGCACGCATTAGTCAAGCTGTTGAAATTAGGTTGAATAGGATCAAGATGCGGAAGCAAGCCAGTTTTTCCAAAGTATATGCACATGTTAACAAGGGTGCAGATGTGGAAGAGCCGACAGGTGATTGTTTCCCCCAAAAAAAGATCGAGATGCTTCCCCATGTTAACAAGGATGCAGATGTGAGAGAGCCGACAGGTGATTGTTCCCCCAATAAAGAGATCGTAATGCTTCCCTCTTCTCGTGATGGTTCCCCATTAAAAGAGTTTGAAAGGCATCCCGCTTCTTCTCCTAGTCTTGGAAAGGAAGAGTTCAAAAAGCGAAAAAGGAGGTTGGTCCTTGATGATGGCAACTCTGATGAGGAATTTGAACTGATAAAACAGTCTGAAGTTTCTCCTCCTCATTTGAATCCTTCCGTTGGTGATCATTCACCAGAAATTGTACACATGTCCTATTCCGAAGCAAGCAATTATCTCCATGCTGAACCTAGAAGTGATCCAATTTGGAG GGGAGGCTTGAGTATCAGAAATGAGAAAAGTCCTGCTATTGAACTTGTGGCCCATTTATCAAGTAAAGCTTGCGGAAAAGCAGGTGATGCAGCAAAACAACTGCCGTTGCAGCTGAACATGTCATTTTTTTCCAAGTCTGATGTATGGCCTCAGCAGTTTGAGAGAGCACCACCCTCCGATGATCATAttgctctttatttttttcctgCAAATGAAAG GGATGAAAAAGTTTTCGACAACCTCATAAATCATATAATCACCCATGACCAAGCTCTCCAGACAACAGCAAACAAGGTGGAGCTGTTGATCTTCTCTTCTCGCGAACTGCCCCCAGATCACTGGC GATTCTGCTTGAAGTATTACCTATGGGGCGTGTTTAAACCAACAAAAAAAGCTTTGCCAGATATTTCTGTTCCAAATTTTCAATGA
- the LOC126654565 gene encoding uncharacterized protein LOC126654565 isoform X3 → MSTRKMEVCQKCGDRGSIKQLVYCVKCEVSAEHSEGDENAPWKCEECCPRYVKRSPTRFLKSARISQAVEIRLNRIKMRKQASFSKVYAHVNKGADVEEPTGDCFPQKKIEMLPHVNKDADVREPTGDCSPNKEIVMLPSSRDGSPLKEFERHPASSPSLGKEEFKKRKRRLVLDDGNSDEEFELIKQSEVSPPHLNPSVGDHSPEIVHMSYSEASNYLHAEPRSDPIWRGGLSIRNEKSPAIELVAHLSSKACGKAGDAAKQLPLQLNMSFFSKSDVWPQQFERAPPSDDHIALYFFPANERDEKVFDNLINHIITHDQALQTTANKVELLIFSSRELPPDHWRFCLKYYLWGVFKPTKKALPDISVPNFQ, encoded by the exons ATGTCTACTCGAAAG ATGGAAGTTTGCCAGAAATGTGGCGATAGAGGCAGTATAAAACAGCTAGTATACTGTGTCAAATGTGAGGTTTCTGCAGAGCATAG TGAAGGTGATGAAAATGCTCCCTGGAAATGTGAGGAATGTTGTCCAAGATATGTGAAGCGTAGTCCTACTCGGTTTCTTAAAAGTGCACGCATTAGTCAAGCTGTTGAAATTAGGTTGAATAGGATCAAGATGCGGAAGCAAGCCAGTTTTTCCAAAGTATATGCACATGTTAACAAGGGTGCAGATGTGGAAGAGCCGACAGGTGATTGTTTCCCCCAAAAAAAGATCGAGATGCTTCCCCATGTTAACAAGGATGCAGATGTGAGAGAGCCGACAGGTGATTGTTCCCCCAATAAAGAGATCGTAATGCTTCCCTCTTCTCGTGATGGTTCCCCATTAAAAGAGTTTGAAAGGCATCCCGCTTCTTCTCCTAGTCTTGGAAAGGAAGAGTTCAAAAAGCGAAAAAGGAGGTTGGTCCTTGATGATGGCAACTCTGATGAGGAATTTGAACTGATAAAACAGTCTGAAGTTTCTCCTCCTCATTTGAATCCTTCCGTTGGTGATCATTCACCAGAAATTGTACACATGTCCTATTCCGAAGCAAGCAATTATCTCCATGCTGAACCTAGAAGTGATCCAATTTGGAG GGGAGGCTTGAGTATCAGAAATGAGAAAAGTCCTGCTATTGAACTTGTGGCCCATTTATCAAGTAAAGCTTGCGGAAAAGCAGGTGATGCAGCAAAACAACTGCCGTTGCAGCTGAACATGTCATTTTTTTCCAAGTCTGATGTATGGCCTCAGCAGTTTGAGAGAGCACCACCCTCCGATGATCATAttgctctttatttttttcctgCAAATGAAAG GGATGAAAAAGTTTTCGACAACCTCATAAATCATATAATCACCCATGACCAAGCTCTCCAGACAACAGCAAACAAGGTGGAGCTGTTGATCTTCTCTTCTCGCGAACTGCCCCCAGATCACTGGC GATTCTGCTTGAAGTATTACCTATGGGGCGTGTTTAAACCAACAAAAAAAGCTTTGCCAGATATTTCTGTTCCAAATTTTCAATGA
- the LOC126656360 gene encoding uncharacterized protein LOC126656360, with protein sequence MLNIDGEDDLFFDSLDSLSFQESVVTKEYEIWLNEPKSVEERRQHFLCEMGMKKLAYESDHEIVNVERVGEFSGAVLSCSGLSSYGEEEGNVDCCGRESTSEAISMVDEMEQDQFGSFRSALECENSEPEDCRSCEAGKRNMKSWWRSFVQKRNKSECTCVSKVTKVDSDTPKTNNMKVKQNKKKCMELSGVYMGQNLQAHKGYIWTMKFSPDGQYLATGGEDGIVRIWRVTPTNVSQKSFASAIEKLKGQSKKKISCASVVIPEKIFHIEESPVHEFYGHSCDVLDLAWSDSNFLLSSSMDKTVRLWQVGYDHCLDVFRHTNYVTCIQFNPMDENYFISGSVDGKVRIWGVSQKRVVDWIDAHDVISAICYQPDGKGFVVGSITGACRFYETSGSDLQLEAEIHVRGRKKTAGNRITGIQFSQDKSQRVLISSEDSKLRIFDGADIVHKYKGLPKSGSQMSASFTSTGRHIISVGEDCRVYVWDYDTPLSKHKKSVRSCEHFFSQGVSVAVPWSGMRTELKDMDSGRFKSEEGGSRRRDSERFSLGNWLFADGPCRGSSATWPEEKLPLWDIPIAEEECQQPQYENTTNALSDAWGLVIVTAGRDGRIRTFHNYGLPVRL encoded by the exons ATGCTGAATATTGATGGAGAGGATGATTTGTTCTTTGATTCTCTCGATTCCTTGTCATTTCAAGAGTCTGTTGTGACCAAGGAGTATGAAATTTGGTTGAATGAGCCTAAAAGTGTTGAAGAGAGACGTCAACATTTTTTATGTGAAATGGGAATGAAAAAGTTGGCTTATGAGAGTGATCATGAGATTGTTAATGTCGAAAGAGTCGGTGAGTTCAGTGGGGCGGTATTGAGTTGTTCGGGTTTGAGTTCGTATGGAGAAGAAGAGGGGAATGTGGATTGTTGTGGCAGGGAATCAACTTCTGAAGCTATTTCTATGGTTGATGAGATGGAGCAAGATCAGTTTGGATCTTTTAGGTCTGCATTAGAATGTGAGAATAGTGAGCCAGAGGATTGCAGAAGTTGTGAAGCTGGAAAGCGGAATATGAAGAGTTGGTGGAGATCTTTTGTacagaaaagaaataaaagtgaatGTACATGTGTATCTAAGGTAACAAAGGTGGATTCTGATACACCGAAAACGAATAACATGAAAGTGAAACAGAACAAGAAGAAGTGCATGGAGTTGTCAGGTGTTTATATGGGGCAAAATCTTCAAGCTCACAAAGGGTATATTTGGACTATGAAGTTTAGTCCAGATGGTCAATACTTGGCAACTGGCGGGGAAGATGGAATTGTACGCATTTGGCGTGTTACGCCAACGAATGTCTCTCAGAAGTCATTTGCTTCTGcaattgaaaaattgaaaggACAGTCTAAAAAGAAGATAAGCTGTGCTTCTGTTGTCATTCCTGAGAAGATATTTCACATTGAAGAGTCACCGGTGCATGAATTCTATGGCCATTCCTGTGATGTTTTAGACTTGGCATGGTCCGATTCCAAT TTTCTTCTTTCGTCTTCCATGGATAAAACTGTTCGTCTGTGGCAAGTGGGCTACGATCATTGTCTTGATGTTTTTCGCCATACTAATTACG TGACATgcattcaatttaatccaatggATGAAAACTATTTCATCAGCGGATCAGTTGATGGAAAAGTTCGAATATGGGGAGTATCCCAGAAGCGAGTTGTTGATTGGATTGATGCACATGATGTAATATCTGCTATATGTTACCAGCCTGATGGAAAA GGGTTCGTAGTTGGTTCCATCACAGGTGCTTGCCGCTTCTATGAAACCTCAg GAAGTGATCTTCAGCTTGAAGCAGAAATACATGTTCGAGGCAGGAAGAAAACAGCAGGCAACAGAATAACTGGCATACAG TTTTCCCAGGACAAATCTCAAAGAGTTTTGATATCTTCTGAAGATTCGAAACTTCGTATATTTGATGGGGCTGACATCGTTCATAAATATAAGG GTCTGCCGAAGTCCGGGAGTCAAATGTCGGCTTCATTTACCTCAACTGGGAGACATATCATCTCGGTGGGAGAGGATTGTCGTGTTTACGTGTGGGATTATGATACCCCGTTATCTAAACACAAAAAGTCCGTGAGATCCTGCGAACATTTCTTCTCTCAAGGTGTATCTGTTGCTGTTCCTTGGTCAGGAATGAGAACAGAATTAAAAGACATGGACAGTGGTAGGTTTAAATCAGAGGAAGGCGGTTCTCGGAGGAGAGATTCGGAACGTTTCTCTCTTGGAAATTGGTTATTTGCCGATGGTCCTTGCAGAGGGAGCTCTGCAACATGGCCTGAAGAGAAACTTCCTCTCTGGGACATACCAATTGCAGAAGAGGAATGCCAACAGCCGCAGTATGAAAACACAACGAATGCTCTATCGGATGCATGGGGACTCGTGATTGTTACAGCAGGGCGAGATGGACGTATCAGGACTTTCCATAACTACGGATTGCCCGTCAGGCTTTAG